A segment of the candidate division WOR-3 bacterium genome:
CAAAGTGTTCGGATTTCCTCTTGTGTGTGACCGAACATTTTTTTGAAACGAAACGGCTGGTAGCCAGAACGAGGAAAACGGATGCTGACAATGCCAAAATGTAAAGTCCCTTCAATAAAACAGCCTCGAAGCTTCCGCCCAAAAAAGCGCTGACGAAAAAAAAGAAAGATGAGAAGACAAAAGAAAGTAGATAGAAAATTCTGACAAAGAGAAAGCCCGACTTGCTGTAAAAGGGTTTCTCTTCCGGGAAAACCATGGAAAGATGAAAAAGTAACGAGGTTATGAAAGAGAGGCTTATCGCCTTAAGAGAATTCAACGAGTTTCCGTGTCCACAAAAAAGAAGAGCCGTAAAAAGCGAGAGGAAACACGATACGACCAAATACTTCGGCATTTTAGACCTGGGAAATTTGGTCAACAAAAGAAAAATGGGGATGACAGGAGAAAACAGTATTGACGGGTTCATTACTCCTCTGGACAAAGAAAAGACAGCTGGCAAAACAGTCAGGATAAAAACTAAAACTGCCGAGATTTTGATTATTCTTTTAAAGTTCCTGTCTCTGGAGTTTCTCATCATACCCCGCACTCTTCGCATCCGCCTGAATACTCAGAGTCCACGGTTTTGAGGCGGCAAACTTTGTCCCTCGGTTTGACGAGAACCTGGCTGTCTTTACTTCCGTCTCTGTATATTGTGATTCCTTTGCACCCGAAATCGTAAGCGTTGAGGTAAACCTCTTCTATTTGTTTCCGCGTGGCGTCGCTCGCGAAATTGACGGTCTTGCTCACCGCGTTGTCCGTGTACTTCTGGAAAGCAGCCTGTATTCTGACGTGCCAGACAGGATCTATATCGTGAGCTGTTACAAATAGATTTTTCAGCTTTTCTGGTACTGTATCTATATCTTTGAGTTTTTCACCTTCGCTAATTCGGGATATTATGTATTTTTCGTCCAACCCTTCGATTTTTAGCGCTCTGCTGAGCTGTTCGTTGACTTCCAAAAATTGAGTTCCGTCCAAAACATTTCTGATAAATACCAGATCAAAAAAAGGCTCTATACCGCTAGAAGTTCCGGCTATTATGCTTATCGAACCAGTTGGTGCGATAGTAGTCAGAGTGGCGTTTCTTCTCGGTTTTTCACCTCTTTTCGCCATCTCGCTTAATGCAAAACTAGGAAAAGCGCCTTTTTCCAAAGCGATTTCTTTTGAGGTCATGTCGGCTTCGGCGGTGATGAATTTCATCACTTCTTCGGCGGTGTTTTCTGCCTCTTTGGAGTCATACCTGATTCCTAGAGACACAAGAAAATCGGCGAAACCCATAAGTCCCAATCCGATTTTTCTGTTCATCTTTACGGTCTTTTCAATAATCGGAAGGGGGTATTTGGATACTTCTATGACGTCATCGAGAAACCGAACGCATAATGACACGACTTGACCCAAAGAATCCCAGTCCACGCTTTTGTTTTTTACGAATTTCGAAAGGTTTATCGAACCGAGATTGCATGCCTCATTCGGAAGCAGGGGCTGTTCGCCGCAGGGGTTCGTGGATTCAATCAACCCCAAATCCTTCAAACTGTGCAGTCGGTTTATCCTGTCTATAAAAAGAATTCCCGGATCGCCTCTTTCCCATGCTTTTGAAACTATCAGCTGAAAAATTTCATGGGCGTCAGCTTTCGCCGTCTCCCTTCCGTTTCTGGGGTTGACCAGTGAATACTTTCTGCTTTTTTTTACCGCCTCCAGAAAAGAATCTGTCAGAGCAACGGAGATATTGAAATTCGAGAATTGTCCGTCGATGGATTTCGAAGTTATAAAAGATACTATGTCAGGATGGTCAACCCTCAGAACCCCCATGTTCGCGCCTCTTCTTTTACCCCCTTGTTTGATAACTTCGGTCGCGACATCGAAAACTCTCATGAAGGAAACGGGTCCGGAAGCGATTCCTCCCGTAGACCTGACTTCGTCGTTTGCAGGCCTGAGTCTGGAAAACGAGAACCCTGTGCCTCCACCAGTCTTGTGAATCAAAGCCGCGTATTTAACC
Coding sequences within it:
- a CDS encoding adenosylcobalamin-dependent ribonucleoside-diphosphate reductase produces the protein MKVKKRSGTIVQFDPEKIDRAVSKAFKAKGLDPGPAALITKSVVEEIDKTFDEIVDIEKIQDLVENELMKAGYFDVAKAYIIYRQERASLRTAKKVILGIEGDETKLPINALEVLKSRYLLKDAVGNIKESPCEMFERVAKYVSSAEDKPGQWREKFYEIMKEKIFLPNSPTLMNAGTDFPQLSACFVIPVEDSIEDIFDAVKYAALIHKTGGGTGFSFSRLRPANDEVRSTGGIASGPVSFMRVFDVATEVIKQGGKRRGANMGVLRVDHPDIVSFITSKSIDGQFSNFNISVALTDSFLEAVKKSRKYSLVNPRNGRETAKADAHEIFQLIVSKAWERGDPGILFIDRINRLHSLKDLGLIESTNPCGEQPLLPNEACNLGSINLSKFVKNKSVDWDSLGQVVSLCVRFLDDVIEVSKYPLPIIEKTVKMNRKIGLGLMGFADFLVSLGIRYDSKEAENTAEEVMKFITAEADMTSKEIALEKGAFPSFALSEMAKRGEKPRRNATLTTIAPTGSISIIAGTSSGIEPFFDLVFIRNVLDGTQFLEVNEQLSRALKIEGLDEKYIISRISEGEKLKDIDTVPEKLKNLFVTAHDIDPVWHVRIQAAFQKYTDNAVSKTVNFASDATRKQIEEVYLNAYDFGCKGITIYRDGSKDSQVLVKPRDKVCRLKTVDSEYSGGCEECGV